A genome region from Schistocerca nitens isolate TAMUIC-IGC-003100 chromosome 4, iqSchNite1.1, whole genome shotgun sequence includes the following:
- the LOC126253662 gene encoding phosducin-like protein: MTTLEDKILGEKVHCYCSSSESDEEKSEDESETPNAVAGAEGKSSDVPPPDPYKWEGYSTNTGPKGVVQDWRRYKQLEIEKRAEQEKERLDLIKKLSLTCRSALDEERDKNNEELDPELAELLNDENILLEYQKQRMQEMMQQISSLPRFGKVIALTNGEEFLDAIDKEHKSVTIVVHIYEDHVPACEAMNGCLLNLCQEYANVKFCKVIGSAAGVSKRFKINGVPALLVYKGGQLVGNFVRVSEELGDDFFMEDVESFLLQHGMLPDKSCVPAIIRQQKDDDDDGNASDLSLE, from the coding sequence ATGACTACGCTAGAAGACAAAATTCTGGGTGAGAAAGTTCACTGCTACTGCAGcagtagtgaaagtgatgaagagaaaTCAGAAGATGAGAGTGAAACACCTAACGCCGTAGCGGGCGCTGAAGGAAAGTCATCGGATGTACCTCCGCCTGACCCATACAAATGGGAGGGATATTCCACAAACACCGGCCCTAAAGGAGTGGTTCAGGATTGGCGGCGATATAAACAACTGGAGATAGAGAAGCGCGCCGAACAAGAAAAGGAGCGGTTGGACCTGATAAAAAAACTTTCCTTGACGTGTAGATCAGCATTGGATGAAGAGAGAGACAAAAACAATGAGGAGCTAGATCCCGAACTTGCAGAGCTTTTGAATGACGAGAACATTTTACTTGAATATCAGAAACAAAGGATGCAAGAAATGATGCAGCAGATAAGTTCGCTTCCAAGATTTGGCAAAGTTATAGCTTTGACCAATGGAGAAGAATTCCTTGATGCAATAGATAAAGAACATAAATCTGTCACTATCGTCGTCCATATATATGAAGACCACGTACCAGCATGTGAAGCAATGAATGGCTGTCTTTTGAATTTATGCCAGGAATATGCGAATGTTAAATTTTGCAAAGTTATTGGATCAGCTGCTGGTGTCAGCAAACGTTTCAAAATCAATGGAGTGCCTGCATTATTGGTTTATAAAGGTGGCCAGTTGGTAGGAAACTTTGTGCGTGTCAGTGAGGAGTTAGGCGATGATTTTTTTATGGAAGACGTCGAGAGTTTTCTTCTTCAGCACGGCATGCTTCCTGACAAATCATGTGTACCTGCAATTATAAGGCAacagaaagatgatgatgatgatggtaatgctAGTGACCTTAGTTTAGAGTAA